One Methylosinus sp. C49 DNA segment encodes these proteins:
- the shc gene encoding squalene--hopene cyclase, which yields MTATALAIEPKRDDALDQSIARASGALRALAKGDGHWCFELEADATIPAEYVLMRHFRDEPIDHALEGKIAAYLRRIQGAHGGWPLFRDGAFDMSASVKAYFALKMIGDDIDAPHMKRAREAILSHGGAARTNVFTRALLALYGEIPWRGVPAMPVEIMLLPKWFPFHTDKISYWGRTVLVPLLVLQTLKPQAVNRLGVHIDELFTTPPEQVKKWPTGAHQHPALVAMFGAIDRMLRAADPYFPKGPRQRAIKAAEAFVTARLNGVDGLGAIFPAMVNSLLMYEVLGVPADDERIRLARESIERLLVVKEDEAYCQPCVSPVWDTALACHTLLEVGGEAEEARARAGLDWLAPLQVLDVKGDWAVQRPNVRPGGWAFQYANAYYPDVDDTAVVVTAMDRSTAGSAERPYDERIARAREWVEGLQSKNGGWGAFDADNEYYYLNHIPFADHGALLDPPTSDVSARCVSMLAQLGDTIETSPCMKAGVDYLLAEQEPDGSWFGRWGMNYIYGTWSTLCALNAAGLKPEHRAMRRAVDWLVAIQNEDGGWGEDGDSYKLDYRGYEKAPSTPSQTAWGVLALMAAGEVGHPAVARGIAYLQANQDADGLWKEERYTATGFPRVFYLRYHGYAKFFPLWALARYRNLERGNSKIVQTGL from the coding sequence ATGACCGCGACCGCCCTTGCGATCGAGCCGAAGCGCGACGACGCGCTCGACCAGAGCATCGCGCGCGCGTCCGGCGCGTTGCGCGCGCTCGCCAAAGGCGACGGCCATTGGTGCTTCGAGCTCGAGGCCGACGCCACGATTCCCGCCGAATATGTGCTGATGCGTCATTTCCGCGACGAGCCGATCGATCACGCGCTCGAGGGCAAGATCGCCGCCTATCTGCGTCGCATTCAAGGCGCGCATGGCGGCTGGCCTTTGTTCCGCGACGGCGCTTTCGATATGAGCGCCAGCGTGAAGGCCTATTTCGCGCTGAAGATGATCGGCGACGACATTGACGCGCCGCATATGAAGCGGGCGCGCGAGGCGATCCTCAGCCATGGCGGCGCCGCGCGCACGAATGTCTTCACACGCGCGCTGCTGGCGCTCTATGGCGAGATTCCCTGGCGCGGCGTGCCGGCCATGCCGGTGGAGATCATGCTGCTGCCGAAATGGTTTCCCTTCCATACCGACAAGATCTCCTATTGGGGCCGCACCGTCCTCGTGCCGCTGCTGGTGCTGCAGACGTTGAAGCCGCAGGCCGTCAATCGGCTCGGCGTGCATATCGACGAGCTGTTCACCACGCCGCCGGAGCAAGTGAAGAAATGGCCGACAGGCGCGCATCAGCATCCGGCGCTGGTCGCGATGTTCGGCGCGATCGACAGGATGCTGCGCGCGGCCGATCCTTATTTTCCCAAAGGCCCGCGCCAGCGCGCGATAAAGGCGGCGGAGGCCTTCGTCACCGCGCGGCTGAACGGCGTCGACGGTCTCGGCGCCATCTTTCCGGCCATGGTCAACAGCCTGCTGATGTATGAGGTTCTCGGCGTCCCCGCCGATGACGAGCGCATCCGGCTCGCGCGCGAATCGATCGAGCGTCTGCTCGTCGTCAAGGAAGACGAGGCCTATTGCCAGCCCTGCGTCTCGCCCGTGTGGGACACGGCGCTCGCCTGCCACACGCTGCTCGAGGTCGGCGGCGAGGCGGAGGAGGCCCGCGCCCGCGCCGGCCTCGATTGGCTGGCGCCCTTGCAAGTGCTGGATGTGAAGGGTGATTGGGCCGTGCAGCGGCCGAATGTGCGCCCCGGCGGCTGGGCCTTCCAATACGCCAACGCCTATTACCCGGATGTCGACGACACCGCCGTGGTGGTGACGGCGATGGATCGTTCCACCGCCGGCAGCGCCGAGCGTCCCTATGACGAGCGCATCGCCCGCGCGCGCGAATGGGTCGAGGGGCTGCAGAGCAAGAATGGCGGCTGGGGCGCCTTCGACGCCGACAATGAATATTATTATCTCAACCACATTCCCTTCGCCGATCATGGCGCGCTGCTCGATCCGCCGACCTCGGACGTCTCGGCCCGCTGCGTCTCCATGCTGGCGCAGCTCGGCGACACGATCGAGACCAGCCCCTGCATGAAAGCCGGCGTCGATTATCTCCTCGCCGAGCAGGAGCCGGACGGCAGCTGGTTCGGCCGCTGGGGAATGAACTATATATACGGGACCTGGTCGACGCTCTGCGCGCTCAACGCCGCCGGGCTGAAGCCGGAACATCGCGCCATGCGCCGCGCCGTCGATTGGCTCGTCGCGATCCAGAACGAGGACGGCGGCTGGGGCGAGGATGGAGACAGCTACAAGCTCGACTATCGCGGCTATGAGAAAGCGCCGAGCACTCCCTCGCAGACGGCCTGGGGCGTGCTGGCGCTGATGGCGGCGGGCGAGGTCGGCCATCCCGCGGTCGCCCGCGGCATAGCCTATCTGCAGGCCAATCAGGATGCGGATGGGCTGTGGAAGGAGGAGCGCTACACCGCCACGGGCTTCCCGCGCGTCTTCTATCTGCGCTATCACGGCTACGCGAAATTCTTCCCGCTGTGGGCGCTCGCGCGCTATCGTAACCTCGAGAGGGGCAACAGCAAAATTGTCCAGACCGGACTCTAA
- a CDS encoding helix-turn-helix transcriptional regulator, with protein sequence MRDRPETYEASPCGAENALKAQLIGKIGRLMKERGLKQVEAAGLLGVKQPDVSKMLRGDLRQFSVERLLRFLVALGQDVEIVVKPPNGAEAPALRVARL encoded by the coding sequence ATGCGGGATCGTCCTGAGACTTATGAAGCCTCGCCCTGCGGCGCCGAAAACGCGCTCAAAGCGCAGCTCATCGGCAAGATCGGCCGGCTGATGAAGGAGCGCGGCTTGAAGCAGGTGGAGGCCGCGGGCCTGCTCGGCGTCAAGCAGCCGGACGTCTCCAAAATGCTGCGTGGCGATTTGCGCCAATTCTCGGTCGAGCGTCTGCTGCGTTTTCTGGTGGCGCTGGGGCAGGACGTCGAGATCGTCGTCAAGCCGCCGAACGGGGCGGAGGCTCCGGCTCTGCGCGTCGCGCGTCTGTGA
- a CDS encoding MarR family transcriptional regulator translates to MPSPPPTTFCFLLHDAARLMRKRFEQNARELGLTRAQTQALAYLSRNEGVSQCVLAEMLDLEPITLGRTVDRLQAMGLVERRPHESDRRVWLLFLTEAAWPVVEAIAPISEATRQEALAGVSDEDRATLMRVLETARGNLIEKMSCSTKKPKARSAVG, encoded by the coding sequence ATGCCCTCGCCGCCGCCGACCACCTTCTGCTTTCTGCTGCATGACGCAGCGCGGCTGATGCGCAAGCGGTTCGAGCAGAATGCCCGCGAATTGGGCCTGACGCGTGCGCAGACCCAGGCCCTGGCCTATCTGTCGCGCAATGAGGGCGTCAGCCAGTGCGTGCTCGCCGAAATGCTCGATCTCGAGCCGATCACGCTCGGCCGCACGGTCGATCGGCTGCAGGCGATGGGCCTGGTGGAGCGCCGGCCGCATGAATCCGACCGGCGCGTCTGGCTGCTGTTCCTCACCGAGGCGGCCTGGCCTGTCGTCGAGGCCATAGCGCCCATCTCCGAGGCGACCCGCCAGGAGGCGCTGGCCGGCGTCAGCGACGAGGATCGCGCGACATTGATGCGCGTGCTGGAGACGGCGCGCGGCAATCTGATCGAGAAAATGAGCTGCTCGACGAAAAAGCCGAAGGCGCGAAGCGCGGTCGGCTGA
- a CDS encoding phosphorylase has product MDGPDEVEPPRFLIITGLLSERACAEGEGLVPICSGADTEGLRAALERTQGFALAGVVSFGIAGGLDPALRPGDVVIGASVVAESKRYETSAELSSILSEGLGASGGKIVSGVIAGVEAPVLDPKAKAALRKRTGAAVVDMETHIAAEFAERRRLPLAVVRVVNDPAARALPPLATSAVTPDGGVDFRAVFRDLAREPRQIGDLILAGLDFRKSSATLGRCGRLLGPLLSLGLSEL; this is encoded by the coding sequence TTGGACGGCCCGGATGAGGTGGAGCCCCCGCGCTTCCTCATCATCACGGGGCTGCTCAGCGAGCGCGCCTGCGCCGAGGGCGAAGGTCTGGTGCCGATTTGCAGCGGCGCCGACACAGAGGGCCTGCGCGCCGCGCTCGAGCGCACGCAGGGCTTCGCGCTCGCCGGCGTCGTCAGCTTCGGCATAGCGGGCGGGCTCGATCCGGCGCTGCGGCCGGGCGACGTCGTCATCGGCGCCTCGGTCGTCGCCGAGAGCAAGCGCTATGAGACGAGCGCCGAGCTGTCGTCCATATTGAGCGAAGGTCTCGGCGCCTCGGGCGGCAAGATCGTCTCGGGCGTCATCGCCGGCGTCGAGGCGCCCGTGCTCGACCCCAAGGCCAAAGCCGCGCTGCGCAAGAGGACCGGCGCCGCCGTCGTCGATATGGAGACGCATATCGCCGCGGAATTCGCCGAGCGCCGGCGCCTGCCGCTGGCCGTGGTGCGCGTGGTCAATGATCCGGCGGCGCGGGCGCTGCCGCCGCTGGCCACCTCCGCCGTCACGCCGGACGGCGGCGTCGATTTCCGCGCGGTGTTTCGCGATCTCGCCCGCGAGCCGCGCCAGATCGGCGATCTCATTCTCGCCGGTCTGGACTTTCGCAAATCATCGGCGACCTTAGGCCGCTGTGGGCGTCTTCTCGGCCCGCTCCTTAGCCTCGGCCTCTCGGAGCTCTGA
- a CDS encoding Rieske (2Fe-2S) protein, producing MDDLFVICRTGHIEDGQAHGFVLMRAYDNGDTNPWPILITRKGNNFYGFENSCPHEQMRLDTSPGNFLDESGNFIECGRHHAQFDLDTGHCFIGPCQGGKLTPLSLVIDDGDVCITGVMLADE from the coding sequence ATGGACGATCTGTTTGTGATTTGTCGCACAGGCCACATAGAGGACGGCCAAGCCCATGGCTTTGTCCTGATGCGCGCCTATGACAACGGCGACACCAATCCGTGGCCGATCCTCATCACCCGCAAGGGCAATAATTTCTACGGCTTCGAGAACTCCTGCCCGCATGAGCAGATGCGTCTCGACACCTCGCCCGGCAATTTCCTCGACGAGTCGGGCAATTTCATCGAATGCGGGCGGCATCACGCCCAATTCGATCTCGACACCGGCCATTGCTTCATCGGCCCGTGCCAAGGCGGAAAGCTGACGCCTCTCTCGCTCGTGATCGACGATGGCGACGTCTGCATCACCGGCGTGATGCTGGCGGACGAGTGA
- the rpsD gene encoding 30S ribosomal protein S4 yields MTKRAEAKYKIDRRLGQNIWGRPKSPVNRREYGPGQHGQRRKGKPSDFGTQLKAKQKLKGYYGNISEKQFRKYYAEAIRLKGDSGDNLIGLLERRLDAVVYRAKFVPTVFASRQFINHGHIKVNGRRVNIPSYLVKPGDVVEVKESSRQLVIVLEAVGLAERDVPEYYEVDHQKLTAKLTRIPLPSEVPYPVQMEPNLVIEFYSR; encoded by the coding sequence GTGACGAAACGCGCCGAAGCCAAATATAAAATCGATCGCCGTCTCGGACAGAACATCTGGGGCCGCCCGAAGAGCCCGGTGAACCGTCGCGAATACGGACCCGGCCAGCACGGCCAGCGCCGCAAGGGCAAGCCCTCCGACTTCGGCACGCAGCTCAAGGCCAAGCAGAAGCTCAAGGGCTATTACGGCAATATCTCCGAGAAGCAGTTCCGCAAATATTATGCGGAGGCCATCCGGCTGAAGGGCGACTCGGGAGACAATCTGATCGGCCTGCTCGAGCGCCGTCTCGACGCCGTGGTCTATCGCGCCAAATTCGTGCCGACCGTCTTCGCCTCGCGGCAGTTCATCAACCACGGCCACATCAAGGTGAATGGCCGCCGGGTGAACATTCCATCCTATCTGGTGAAGCCGGGCGACGTCGTCGAGGTGAAGGAGAGCTCGCGTCAGCTCGTCATCGTCCTCGAGGCGGTCGGCCTCGCCGAGCGCGACGTGCCGGAGTATTACGAGGTCGACCATCAGAAGCTGACGGCCAAGCTCACGCGCATCCCGCTGCCCTCTGAAGTGCCCTATCCGGTGCAGATGGAGCCGAATCTGGTCATCGAGTTCTACTCGCGCTGA